One genomic window of Leptospira paudalimensis includes the following:
- a CDS encoding GNAT family N-acetyltransferase — MKIRQANFKDISKLAELFDLYRQFYGQKSNLAGASRYLQDRMEHGQSVLFLAEDPNTGNFFGFTQLYPVFSSISMQRSYILNDLYVKSENRKQGIAKGLILEAKSFTKSFQGKGLELSTSMHNKEARSLYEKEGFVQETEFLSYFWKSN, encoded by the coding sequence ATGAAAATCAGACAAGCTAACTTTAAAGACATTTCCAAACTCGCAGAACTTTTCGATTTATATCGTCAGTTCTATGGCCAAAAAAGCAACCTAGCAGGTGCTTCACGGTATTTACAAGACAGAATGGAACATGGCCAATCAGTTCTATTTCTAGCGGAAGACCCAAATACTGGAAATTTTTTTGGATTCACACAATTGTATCCAGTTTTTTCCTCCATCTCTATGCAACGTTCCTACATTCTAAATGATTTATATGTTAAATCTGAAAATAGAAAACAAGGAATCGCCAAAGGATTGATCCTTGAGGCAAAATCTTTTACAAAATCTTTCCAAGGAAAAGGTTTAGAATTATCTACCTCTATGCACAATAAAGAAGCTAGATCCTTATATGAAAAAGAAGGATTTGTTCAGGAAACAGAGTTTTTATCCTATTTCTGGAAATCAAATTAA
- a CDS encoding PadR family transcriptional regulator, whose translation MRINEFFSSFIKIHILHHCLNEEIYGVWMMEELREHGYKISPGSLYPLLKQLEEKGLIRSRIEQLGKVKSKYYRITPKGKKELTSAKFKLKELIGEILN comes from the coding sequence ATGCGAATTAATGAATTTTTTTCTAGTTTTATCAAAATTCATATTTTACACCACTGTCTAAACGAAGAAATTTACGGTGTTTGGATGATGGAAGAATTGCGAGAACATGGTTATAAAATTAGTCCTGGTTCTTTGTATCCACTTTTAAAACAACTAGAAGAAAAAGGACTCATTCGTTCTCGCATTGAACAATTGGGTAAGGTAAAAAGTAAATACTATCGTATCACGCCAAAAGGAAAAAAAGAACTTACTTCTGCAAAATTCAAACTAAAAGAATTGATTGGTGAAATTCTTAATTAA
- a CDS encoding TolC family protein, with protein sequence MSNSHLLAEVVSFYDLPKLVGEKSYELKLKEMEIQRKKVDIDTRNLRYLPSVNLEHSPFFESLRGDGYNRKGWSTTLNLNWNFMEQGNTILTNMILELEYERLLLEYRALYQKELFDQAFQYAETLKLLAFYDYDFSNESDADKQFQTVQKLYKQGIESYLVTQNSKVDYFFYKYNAIKSRLDQQKSQSIFRRKFLLKDVTLKQIPEREYKILPLESTLAEFERNLSDVNFDLILTVNQIKILEIQKQVRFNELWVPDFFVNIYNQNTRESYSGLSGTWTNPMQVYDYSRNDYSIYARSSDADLNVGGNFGFRFPLFNRWLDKNEFDKSKIEVKLAKSQSQFLRENTGLYLFELIQQHNNLVELYDISRESKRIAEENYQIMEKAYKTGSASIIELQTVDRRLRDVMRNEIQNRYDLIQLRLQIGLLLGDTMKFLNN encoded by the coding sequence ATGTCAAATTCCCACCTTTTGGCAGAGGTGGTGAGTTTCTATGATTTACCGAAGTTAGTTGGAGAAAAGTCTTATGAATTAAAACTGAAGGAAATGGAAATCCAACGTAAAAAAGTGGATATCGATACCCGTAATTTACGTTATTTGCCTTCCGTAAATTTGGAACATTCTCCTTTTTTTGAATCACTTAGAGGTGATGGATACAACCGGAAAGGTTGGAGTACAACATTAAATCTAAACTGGAATTTTATGGAGCAAGGTAATACAATCCTTACCAACATGATTCTAGAATTGGAATATGAACGATTACTCCTTGAATATCGTGCTCTTTACCAAAAAGAACTTTTTGACCAAGCGTTTCAGTATGCAGAAACTTTAAAACTTTTGGCTTTTTATGATTATGATTTTTCAAATGAATCAGATGCAGACAAACAATTTCAAACTGTACAAAAACTTTATAAACAAGGAATTGAGTCTTATTTGGTGACTCAAAACTCAAAGGTTGACTATTTCTTTTATAAGTACAATGCGATAAAATCTAGACTTGACCAACAGAAAAGCCAATCAATTTTTAGAAGAAAATTTCTTTTAAAAGATGTTACATTAAAACAAATTCCTGAAAGAGAATACAAAATCCTTCCTCTAGAATCAACATTAGCTGAGTTTGAAAGAAATTTATCTGATGTAAATTTTGATTTAATCTTAACAGTCAATCAAATCAAAATTTTAGAAATTCAAAAACAGGTTCGATTCAATGAATTATGGGTACCTGATTTTTTTGTAAACATTTACAATCAAAATACAAGAGAATCTTATTCTGGTCTTAGTGGAACTTGGACAAATCCGATGCAAGTATATGATTATAGCAGAAATGATTATAGTATTTATGCAAGATCATCTGATGCAGATTTAAATGTAGGCGGAAATTTCGGCTTCCGATTTCCTTTATTCAATCGTTGGTTAGACAAAAATGAATTTGATAAATCCAAAATTGAAGTGAAACTTGCAAAGTCACAATCTCAGTTTTTACGAGAAAATACTGGATTGTATTTGTTTGAATTAATCCAACAACATAATAACCTAGTTGAGTTGTATGATATTTCTCGCGAAAGTAAAAGAATCGCAGAAGAAAATTATCAAATTATGGAAAAAGCTTATAAAACAGGATCTGCATCAATTATTGAATTACAAACAGTTGATAGACGACTTAGAGATGTAATGCGTAATGAAATCCAAAACCGTTATGATTTAATCCAATTACGACTGCAGATCGGTCTTTTGTTAGGTGATACAATGAAGTTTTTAAATAATTAA
- a CDS encoding GNAT family N-acetyltransferase yields the protein MPSQETPNPVTIRNAKPEDNNHIVPLIHSSGPLAWNFVFQEGNLTAFDFLNTAYPKKGNTVSYTNHFVAEKEGQVVGSILQYTQPSFLALTIGTALKILSLYKWKAPKVMARGLKTETVIQPPKSKCLYLGHIAVLESHRNQGIAKQLIEYMIQKNPGYKTIALDVSTENPSAIGLYQKLGFVIKETRYPKGWEGKIPSHHYMEKEV from the coding sequence ATGCCATCCCAAGAGACTCCAAATCCAGTTACCATCCGCAATGCTAAACCTGAAGATAACAATCATATCGTCCCTCTCATCCATTCCTCAGGACCACTTGCATGGAATTTTGTATTCCAAGAAGGTAACCTAACTGCCTTTGATTTTTTGAATACCGCTTACCCAAAAAAAGGAAACACTGTCTCGTATACAAATCACTTTGTCGCTGAAAAAGAGGGACAAGTGGTTGGATCCATCTTACAATACACCCAACCAAGTTTTTTAGCTCTTACCATCGGCACAGCGTTAAAAATCCTTTCGTTATACAAATGGAAAGCACCAAAAGTAATGGCACGTGGTTTAAAAACAGAGACAGTTATCCAACCACCTAAATCAAAATGTTTGTATTTAGGTCATATTGCTGTTTTAGAATCACATCGAAACCAAGGGATCGCCAAACAACTCATCGAATATATGATCCAAAAAAATCCGGGATACAAAACAATCGCTTTAGATGTATCAACAGAAAATCCTTCAGCGATTGGCCTTTATCAAAAATTAGGATTTGTCATCAAAGAAACAAGGTATCCGAAAGGTTGGGAAGGTAAAATTCCATCTCACCACTATATGGAAAAAGAAGTTTGA
- the chrA gene encoding chromate efflux transporter, producing the protein MKLLQIFFTALKLGCTSFGGPIAHLSYFHDEYVTKKKWISAHAYADLVALCQFLPGPASSQVGMAIGFSRGGILGAIISWIGFTLPSFLILVLFGIGLGTMDVSDHKHWLHGLKVVAVAVVAQAILGMGKKLCPDKERLTIAIITSVILLFFSSAVLQISLLIFSGFFGVYFLKSNETLPHEPMQTGKKIIGFLFIALFFIFLFLLPILRNVSNFIEIQYIDSFYRAGALVFGGGHVVLPLLQAEVVPTGWVNNDLFMAGYGLSNAIPGPLFAFSGYLGAVSSISPNGWYGAIICLVAAFLPSFLLIVGALPFWEQLRKNLWIRKLMLGINASVVGILLAAFYNPVWTSAVYAPKDFALVVVGFLLLEFWKLPSWLVVIATVAVSFIVYR; encoded by the coding sequence ATGAAACTATTACAAATTTTTTTTACAGCGCTCAAACTCGGATGTACTTCGTTTGGTGGTCCAATTGCTCATTTAAGTTACTTCCATGATGAATACGTAACCAAAAAAAAATGGATCAGTGCACACGCATATGCTGACTTAGTAGCCTTATGCCAGTTTTTACCTGGACCTGCCAGTAGCCAGGTGGGTATGGCAATCGGATTTTCTCGTGGTGGGATATTGGGAGCTATCATTTCTTGGATTGGATTTACATTACCTTCTTTTTTGATACTCGTATTGTTTGGTATAGGTTTAGGGACAATGGATGTTTCAGACCACAAACACTGGTTACACGGCTTAAAAGTTGTAGCTGTTGCTGTAGTAGCACAAGCAATCTTAGGTATGGGGAAAAAACTTTGTCCTGATAAAGAGAGGTTAACTATTGCTATCATAACAAGTGTGATACTGTTATTTTTTAGTTCAGCAGTTTTACAAATCTCACTTCTTATATTCTCCGGCTTCTTTGGTGTTTATTTTCTCAAATCAAATGAAACATTACCACATGAACCAATGCAAACTGGCAAAAAAATAATTGGCTTTCTATTCATCGCATTATTTTTTATTTTTTTATTTCTTTTACCTATTCTCCGAAATGTTTCAAATTTTATAGAGATTCAGTATATAGATAGCTTTTATCGCGCTGGAGCATTAGTATTTGGAGGTGGACATGTTGTACTACCTTTATTACAAGCAGAAGTTGTCCCAACTGGATGGGTGAATAATGATTTATTTATGGCAGGGTATGGTTTGTCAAATGCGATCCCTGGACCTTTATTCGCGTTTAGTGGTTATTTAGGGGCTGTGTCATCTATATCACCAAACGGATGGTATGGGGCTATCATTTGTTTGGTGGCAGCTTTCCTTCCTTCATTTTTACTCATTGTTGGAGCTTTACCTTTTTGGGAACAATTACGAAAAAATCTATGGATCCGAAAGTTGATGTTAGGAATCAATGCATCCGTTGTAGGAATCTTACTAGCAGCCTTTTACAATCCAGTTTGGACAAGTGCAGTGTATGCACCAAAAGACTTTGCACTTGTGGTTGTGGGATTTTTACTTTTGGAGTTTTGGAAATTACCTTCCTGGTTAGTGGTCATCGCTACAGTCGCAGTCAGTTTTATCGTTTACAGATAG
- a CDS encoding NAD(P)/FAD-dependent oxidoreductase — MKLELNVRVTPEIASNPDHLLQFVSKQNKIPKQDIKHIECTARSIDARQKQVVYQLRLDVYINEEFIPYQYSIPDFQNVKLQEPILIIGAGPAGLFAALRALELGKKPIILERGKNVKDRVSDLRGINVHHIVNEDSNYCFGEGGAGTYSDGKLYTRSKKRGNIRKVLEYLVSFGAIKQILVDAHPHIGTNKLPRIIQSIRECILSAGGEIHFHTRVTDLIMNGNSITGVKSADGQKWMAKKVIIATGHSGREIFQLLHEKGIEIHTKPLAIGVRVEHPQSLIDSIQYHCQTKNPLLPASEYSLVKQINGRGVYSFCMCPGGVIAPCATKPGEVVTNGWSSAERSRPTANSGIVVELRLDDFKSFESFGVFSALQYQSSIEQKAFLINGGTQKAPAQRMVDFTKNIVSTDLPKTSYTPGLVSVSLSEVLPPLIVDALQKGFKEFDSSMKGYFTNEAILHAPETRTSSPIQIPRNPETLEHITTHGLYPCGEGAGYAGGIVSAAIDGMKCAEAALTGTFTK; from the coding sequence TTGAAACTAGAATTAAATGTCCGAGTAACTCCCGAAATTGCATCCAATCCGGATCATCTTTTACAATTTGTATCCAAACAAAATAAAATTCCGAAACAAGACATCAAACATATTGAATGCACAGCTAGATCCATTGATGCGAGGCAAAAACAGGTTGTGTACCAATTAAGGTTAGATGTTTACATCAATGAAGAATTTATACCATACCAATATTCCATTCCAGATTTTCAAAATGTAAAACTTCAAGAACCCATTCTCATCATCGGAGCAGGACCTGCTGGTTTATTTGCTGCATTACGTGCCTTAGAACTCGGCAAAAAACCGATCATTCTGGAAAGAGGAAAGAATGTAAAAGATAGAGTTTCTGATCTACGAGGCATCAATGTGCACCACATTGTGAACGAAGATTCTAATTATTGTTTTGGCGAAGGTGGCGCAGGAACCTATTCTGATGGAAAACTTTATACTCGATCCAAAAAAAGAGGTAATATCCGAAAAGTTCTTGAGTATTTGGTTTCATTTGGTGCCATAAAACAAATCTTAGTCGACGCTCATCCTCATATTGGAACAAATAAACTACCTAGAATCATTCAGAGTATAAGAGAATGTATTCTCTCCGCTGGTGGAGAAATACATTTTCACACAAGAGTCACTGATCTTATCATGAATGGAAATTCGATCACTGGAGTTAAATCTGCAGATGGTCAAAAATGGATGGCAAAAAAAGTCATCATTGCAACTGGCCATTCTGGAAGGGAAATATTTCAGTTATTACATGAAAAGGGAATCGAAATTCATACAAAACCACTTGCAATTGGTGTCCGTGTGGAACACCCACAAAGTTTAATCGATTCCATTCAATACCATTGCCAAACAAAGAATCCGCTATTACCCGCATCTGAATATTCGTTAGTAAAACAAATTAATGGTCGTGGTGTTTATAGTTTTTGTATGTGTCCAGGTGGAGTGATTGCACCATGTGCCACAAAACCAGGAGAAGTTGTCACAAATGGTTGGTCTAGTGCAGAACGATCTAGACCAACAGCCAATTCAGGAATTGTCGTAGAACTTCGGTTAGATGATTTTAAATCATTTGAATCCTTTGGAGTTTTTTCTGCCTTACAATACCAATCTTCAATAGAACAAAAAGCATTTTTAATCAATGGCGGAACACAAAAAGCCCCTGCCCAACGTATGGTAGACTTTACAAAGAACATTGTGTCAACCGATCTACCGAAAACTTCATATACTCCTGGGCTTGTTTCCGTTTCTTTGTCGGAAGTTCTACCACCACTCATTGTAGATGCTCTCCAAAAGGGTTTCAAAGAGTTTGATTCATCAATGAAAGGATACTTTACAAATGAAGCGATCCTCCATGCTCCTGAAACACGTACTTCTTCTCCAATTCAAATTCCGAGAAATCCAGAAACCTTAGAACACATTACGACTCACGGATTATATCCTTGTGGCGAAGGTGCTGGGTATGCAGGTGGTATCGTGTCAGCTGCAATCGATGGTATGAAATGTGCGGAAGCTGCCCTCACTGGTACTTTCACCAAATAA
- a CDS encoding FMN-binding negative transcriptional regulator yields MYIPEHFRMESSSILDFVIDNAFGILISNVDGKMEATHLPLLISEDQRYLIGHFAKPNPQKHSLNQEVLCIFPGPHTYISPSWYETNRSVPTWNYTAVHIKGILTYMEDPSEIQNSLKTLVQTFESNDSSYNLGEVEKDYLIGLQKGIVPFRIQITEMEGKQKLSQNHSIERRLRVIENLERKPGDNEKAIAKLMKQSLDQNS; encoded by the coding sequence ATGTACATTCCCGAACATTTTCGAATGGAGTCTTCTTCCATACTTGATTTTGTAATAGATAATGCATTTGGAATTCTGATCTCAAATGTTGATGGGAAGATGGAAGCAACCCACTTACCACTGTTAATTAGTGAAGATCAAAGATATTTGATAGGACATTTTGCAAAGCCAAATCCTCAGAAACATTCTCTAAACCAAGAGGTCCTTTGTATATTTCCTGGCCCACATACTTACATCTCACCATCTTGGTACGAAACAAATCGGTCTGTTCCTACTTGGAATTACACAGCAGTTCATATCAAAGGAATTTTAACCTATATGGAAGATCCTTCGGAAATTCAAAATAGTTTAAAAACACTTGTACAAACATTTGAATCCAATGACTCGAGTTATAATCTAGGTGAAGTTGAGAAGGATTATTTGATCGGATTACAAAAAGGAATTGTTCCGTTTCGAATTCAAATCACAGAAATGGAAGGAAAACAGAAGTTAAGCCAAAACCACTCAATCGAACGAAGGTTACGAGTGATTGAGAATCTTGAGAGAAAGCCAGGTGACAATGAAAAAGCGATTGCCAAATTAATGAAACAATCCTTAGATCAAAATTCATAA
- a CDS encoding LBF_2127 family putative lipoprotein produces the protein MKHYFAFIIISLLFHCSTDLRQVPPPTKNGNLTRNKVNLPIVIGKFEILSADRGVYTDAWRMAWKGHLQSSGIFTNVYNELDPNEVKDFYTIDVEMKTIYSDRYNWWYTWPAVYPFVAIWPIQYRLGEYSVEFHYKLYLNKDLQKEETIIKKGNAEEFLYGFFKVRNFHRMIEETNLEAVNVCLKNLEASL, from the coding sequence ATGAAACATTACTTCGCCTTTATCATCATATCCCTCTTATTCCATTGTTCTACTGACCTTCGCCAAGTCCCTCCTCCAACCAAAAATGGCAATCTCACTAGGAATAAAGTGAACCTACCGATTGTTATCGGTAAGTTTGAAATACTTTCAGCGGATAGAGGTGTTTACACGGATGCATGGCGTATGGCTTGGAAAGGTCATTTACAGTCTTCTGGTATATTCACAAACGTTTACAATGAATTAGATCCAAATGAAGTTAAAGATTTTTATACAATTGATGTTGAGATGAAAACTATCTATTCAGACAGATACAATTGGTGGTATACTTGGCCTGCTGTATATCCATTCGTAGCAATTTGGCCCATACAATATCGGTTAGGTGAATATTCTGTCGAATTTCATTACAAACTTTATCTTAACAAAGATTTACAAAAAGAAGAAACGATCATTAAAAAAGGAAATGCAGAAGAATTTCTGTATGGATTCTTTAAGGTTAGAAACTTTCATAGGATGATTGAAGAGACAAATTTAGAAGCGGTGAATGTATGTTTAAAAAACTTAGAAGCTTCACTATAA
- a CDS encoding ATP-binding cassette domain-containing protein has translation MKRNFKDISDLVKEDSFLSQLSSADQKKIISFFEFRSLVAGDKIGGNENDPTPILLLETGRIQIKLKINQNELLIKTLKEESLYGISEFTSDSLGKQLYYIEENSKVLTLSTTSFLKFINSDKDRKRIWEDYKENVQLRDELRIHPYFRKLSNSEIQELSKLLVKRKINSGQVLIKEGSKSSSLFFIKSGKFKVTKSTWQNDYFSFVEAGSVLGEMGVLEKKVRNATVTAVEDSFVYELSSKSAEQFFKKSESLLITIRSIMSERKLNLGEKSNEDDFEQTNVYEEDKFHFLPKLKFSPPIRNQISFPFLFQEGKFQSGDVCRKMILKYWGYSFAEYDSDPMFPDFDPDILPYHWKQCFGEEKGNCYFVNWREHESEINSSPTISYLENSKYVIVKHIGEKTVTILDPEIGEVVLNRKEWEKKSSEIVIYFVPKVIPSSSWEWKNRFFNGISEYFLPAIQYLKAGILASFILKGLEVFIPLVNLYLIDAVLLQESRDFFLPVIVSVVVLSLAQSFLGYFRSNVIFFTSNRVNQTIAIRFLVKLISLPISFFERNRKGEILNRWEEIESVILFFSDQGAMKIFDLIFSSLVFIIFLFLSPVLLVIIMLFIIPEILVLRFLSPKIIEETKKESLKRAETLSYFIESINGFETIKNLGATYSHRWDFEKRLTAQLNSEGKKLFYSNLLSANTEFFKQITIVIVLLVGSLLILHDQMTLGTLYAIVGLITYIRTPLISLYEDFLKFQKANVAWNRLRSFESLDSEISDKDNLFKVDLPEVKGNIEFKNLFFAYDSQKPESGIRNLSLKIQPGKKVAFVGRSGSGKSTIIKLLLGLYNPTQGEILIDDIPLNEIWLPSLRTKIGVCFQENPFISGTVRENISITKPEATLSEVVEAAKLACIHDDIVKLPLGYDTEFSDRGFLFSGGQKQRISLARLFLQRPNLLLLDEPTSSLDKETESRILSHINSVFANSTIITVAHRLDTIRNYDQIFVLERGKLDSKGNHKELLSKGGIYQLLHSKQEAIR, from the coding sequence TTGAAACGTAATTTCAAAGATATTTCAGATTTAGTAAAAGAAGATAGTTTTTTATCTCAACTATCTTCTGCAGATCAAAAAAAAATAATTTCATTCTTTGAATTTAGATCATTAGTAGCTGGAGATAAAATAGGAGGAAATGAAAACGACCCAACTCCCATTTTATTGTTAGAAACGGGTAGAATTCAAATAAAACTAAAAATCAATCAAAATGAGTTATTGATTAAAACATTAAAGGAAGAGTCTCTTTATGGAATTTCTGAATTCACTTCAGATTCCCTTGGAAAACAATTATACTACATTGAAGAAAATTCCAAAGTATTAACACTATCTACTACATCTTTTTTAAAATTCATCAATTCTGATAAAGATCGAAAACGAATTTGGGAGGATTATAAAGAAAATGTTCAATTAAGAGATGAACTTAGAATTCATCCTTATTTTCGAAAATTATCTAATTCTGAAATCCAAGAACTTTCAAAATTATTAGTCAAAAGAAAAATAAATTCTGGCCAGGTATTGATTAAAGAAGGTTCAAAAAGTTCATCGTTATTTTTTATCAAGTCAGGTAAGTTTAAAGTAACAAAATCAACGTGGCAAAATGATTATTTCTCATTTGTAGAAGCGGGATCTGTCCTCGGTGAAATGGGTGTTCTGGAAAAAAAAGTAAGGAATGCTACAGTAACTGCAGTGGAAGATAGTTTCGTTTATGAGTTATCTTCTAAAAGCGCCGAACAATTCTTTAAAAAATCTGAGAGTTTGCTAATTACAATTCGCTCAATCATGAGTGAAAGGAAACTTAATTTAGGTGAAAAATCAAATGAAGATGATTTTGAACAAACGAATGTTTATGAAGAAGATAAGTTTCATTTTTTACCTAAATTAAAATTTTCACCACCAATTCGAAATCAGATTTCTTTTCCATTTTTATTCCAAGAAGGAAAATTCCAATCAGGTGATGTATGCCGTAAGATGATTCTAAAGTATTGGGGTTATTCATTTGCTGAATATGACTCAGACCCAATGTTTCCAGATTTTGATCCAGATATTTTGCCTTACCATTGGAAACAATGTTTTGGAGAGGAAAAAGGTAATTGTTATTTTGTTAATTGGCGGGAACATGAATCGGAAATTAATTCATCTCCAACAATTTCCTATTTAGAAAATTCAAAGTATGTAATCGTAAAACACATTGGAGAAAAGACAGTCACAATTCTTGATCCAGAGATAGGTGAAGTTGTTCTTAATCGAAAGGAATGGGAGAAAAAATCATCGGAGATTGTGATTTATTTTGTTCCCAAAGTGATTCCAAGTTCATCATGGGAATGGAAAAATCGATTTTTTAATGGAATCAGTGAATACTTTTTACCTGCGATTCAATATTTGAAAGCAGGTATACTCGCTAGTTTTATTTTGAAGGGACTTGAAGTATTTATACCTTTAGTCAACTTATACTTGATAGATGCTGTATTATTACAGGAAAGCCGAGATTTTTTCTTACCAGTCATTGTGTCAGTAGTAGTATTAAGTTTGGCACAATCATTTTTGGGATATTTTCGATCGAATGTAATATTTTTTACAAGTAATCGTGTCAATCAAACAATTGCTATACGATTTTTAGTTAAATTAATTTCACTTCCAATTTCATTTTTTGAAAGAAATCGAAAAGGAGAAATTCTGAATCGATGGGAGGAAATTGAATCAGTGATTTTGTTTTTTTCAGACCAAGGTGCTATGAAAATCTTCGATTTGATTTTTAGTTCATTGGTTTTCATTATATTCCTATTTTTATCTCCAGTGTTATTAGTCATCATTATGTTGTTTATCATACCCGAGATATTGGTTTTACGTTTTTTATCACCCAAAATCATTGAAGAAACAAAAAAGGAATCTTTAAAACGAGCTGAAACATTAAGTTATTTTATCGAATCAATCAATGGATTTGAAACGATTAAAAATTTAGGGGCAACATATTCACACAGATGGGATTTTGAGAAACGACTAACGGCTCAATTAAATTCCGAAGGGAAAAAACTATTTTATTCAAATTTACTTTCAGCGAATACTGAGTTTTTTAAACAAATAACAATCGTGATAGTTTTATTGGTCGGTAGTTTGTTGATTTTACATGACCAAATGACTTTGGGAACTTTGTATGCCATTGTTGGATTGATCACATATATCCGAACGCCATTGATATCTTTATATGAAGATTTTTTAAAGTTTCAAAAAGCAAATGTAGCTTGGAATCGGCTTAGAAGTTTTGAATCCTTGGATAGTGAAATCTCTGATAAGGACAATTTATTCAAAGTTGATTTACCTGAGGTAAAAGGTAATATTGAATTCAAAAATCTTTTTTTCGCTTATGACAGCCAAAAACCAGAATCAGGAATTCGTAATTTATCACTCAAGATTCAACCAGGAAAAAAAGTTGCCTTTGTTGGACGTAGTGGTAGTGGCAAATCAACAATCATAAAACTATTGTTAGGATTGTATAATCCTACTCAAGGTGAGATTTTAATTGATGATATTCCTCTCAATGAAATTTGGTTACCAAGTTTACGAACTAAAATTGGTGTCTGTTTCCAAGAAAATCCATTCATTTCAGGAACGGTTCGAGAGAATATATCCATCACAAAACCTGAAGCAACACTAAGCGAAGTGGTAGAAGCAGCAAAACTTGCGTGTATCCATGATGATATTGTAAAGTTACCTTTGGGATATGATACTGAATTTTCAGACCGAGGTTTTTTATTCTCAGGTGGCCAAAAACAAAGAATATCCTTGGCTAGATTGTTTTTACAGAGACCAAACTTACTATTATTAGATGAACCAACATCATCTCTCGATAAAGAGACGGAATCGCGAATTCTGTCACATATCAATTCCGTTTTTGCAAATTCCACAATCATAACAGTCGCTCACCGATTGGACACCATCCGAAATTATGACCAAATTTTCGTTTTAGAACGTGGAAAATTGGATTCAAAAGGGAATCACAAAGAGTTACTTTCCAAAGGCGGAATTTACCAATTGCTTCATTCCAAACAAGAAGCGATCCGATAA
- a CDS encoding DinB family protein — translation MKDFFLRNNNYHLWATNLLYQSIEKLSDDDYKEDVGLFFKSIHGTLNHLLVVEKVWFSRLSGEVYVPTSLAEELETNKDKLKEQLQIHIGNWNRWIQNFDDSNWQNVFRYNTMRGFEAELLYCDVVQHNMNHRTHHRGQITAAITHLGGIAPEIDYVYYLQSLGK, via the coding sequence ATGAAAGATTTTTTCCTTCGGAACAATAATTACCACCTTTGGGCAACAAATCTTCTCTACCAATCCATTGAGAAGTTATCAGATGATGATTACAAAGAAGACGTTGGTTTGTTTTTTAAGTCAATTCATGGAACACTCAATCACTTGTTAGTTGTTGAGAAAGTATGGTTCTCAAGACTCTCTGGTGAAGTTTATGTTCCAACATCACTCGCAGAAGAATTGGAAACAAATAAGGACAAGCTAAAAGAACAACTCCAAATTCATATTGGAAACTGGAATCGTTGGATTCAGAATTTCGATGATTCAAACTGGCAAAATGTATTTCGATACAATACAATGCGAGGATTCGAAGCCGAACTATTGTACTGTGATGTTGTTCAACATAATATGAATCATAGAACCCACCATCGGGGACAAATCACAGCTGCCATCACACATTTAGGTGGTATCGCTCCTGAGATTGACTACGTTTATTATTTACAATCATTAGGAAAATGA